The nucleotide sequence CCTCTAAAAAACTGTAATCAAAATGTCTGGACGCAGTGCACGTTTGATTAATTCACGTAGCCTCGAATAGGCCTATTTATGAACTCTTAAAAGTTTTCTCATGCTAATTTTAGagttttgtaattacattacatttacaaaactGTCGTGTTGATGGGTTTAATTTCCCCgcaatagtaaataatatttatattgtattattttaattgtagtaACTGTGAAAACGTCTCCGCAATGCAATTGGATAAGAAAACgcaagtcaaataaataaataaatagcttaccGATTAGGATATttgtatattcacacactgcacaTTTTGCACACACTTGAAACACACTAAGAGCATTATAACCAGGCAGTGGCAAGATCAAGAAAAAGTTATAGCCTGCTGTTTTATCCCAGTGCGTCTTACCCATTCCCGATAGTCTTGTAAGTTTCAGGCAGTTGTCAGTAGTGGAGAAGGCAGGGTTCACTGCTGACTGGCCCCTGGTCGCGGATTGCTGCGGGGGGATATAAAGGATGACCTCCGTTTGACTTCTGAACCACAGCGGCATGTTGCTTTCAATAGCGACTTAGAGAGAGAAAGATTCAAATGAATAACAAATATTGAGACAGAATGGGAACATTCCGGTATTAAAAATCTAGATGACATCAAGCGTTGTTGCTTTTTAGATTAAAACTATAATTTATGTATGTTAGAAGAAACTGCTGAATTGTCGGGATGACACTAATACTAAAAATAGATATTGTATTGTACTTCACACTCTAACTTATGTATACTGTATAATTTTATActatataattcatacatttttaattaacaaattaatttgcTCAAATTAAgccaaataaaacactttaaaatatactcAACCTAGCGTAGCTGTAGTTGTACAAATGTTCCCAGTGATGCAAATATATTCTCCATCTTTTTCAGTTTATAGTGCATCAGTCGCACAGTTCAATTCACTCGGTTGAATTTCGGACTTGTTTTTTAATCTCTCTTTTTGATTTTACGTCAAATGGTTCACATCTCTTTCTTAGCCCAAATTATCCGAAATGATGGCATTAACTCAGTGATGCGTGCTGCAATCTGCTGACCCTCACTAAAAGGCAACCTAAACAGTGAAAGTCCATGCCCTCGTTGTGCTCTATAGCGTCCTTTTATAGATGCTAATTGAAGGAACTTAATTACTTTATAATGCTATTCTGGTTCTGTGACAGCAGTTAAGCGTTTGGGTAAGCACAGCTTTCATGTCATCCCGTTTGCTTCTCACATAATTGAGACAAACGCAAAACTAATGTTAAGACTACAAACATCATTACAACAAATAAGTTAACTCAATGCATATCTAATTCATTATATGTTAAATTACTACCTATAATTAGGTGAAACATATTGAATGAACAATTATTAAGAGAAACTAAAACTATATTTTGATTTTAGAAGAACTTGAGATAAACAGTTTAACTACTTACCGACAAACGCGTGCGTGTTTATCTGTGGTTCGGCAGTGGGATACTCGTATATCTGTAATATATCTGTTGCATGAATCCTCCTTTCATTTGTGTTTAAGTCCACATCAGATCCGTCACCCGCGCAGCGCGCACCCTTGGTTTGCCGAGCGCTTTAGGGATTTGATAGTAATTTCATGCCTGTAAATGTGCGCGCCGGATCCGGCCGCTGCTCTTCTGCAGGAAGCGAGGGTCGTGTGATGCTCACGGCAGCTGATAAGACACCGTTGCTCGCATTAATCGCTTCTGATCGATGACAGATGCTCCTCAGACAAACTTCATACACCTTGTCACCGGGTCAGTTGTATTGGCCACAATGGAGCGCTTCAGACTTCATCAATCAGTTTATGTTAAAGCCTCTTATCTGAGTATTTTATAGAAGATGTAATATTCATAACAACAACGAAGTTGATTTATTTAGGgagatgtattttaaatgtaactcAGCATAAGTCACCTCTCCAAATTGTTAACGTAAAAGGTCGTACACATTGGCATTACAATGCATGGTAAAAGTTGTATCCACTAGTTTAATTAGGAATATTGATAGAGTGGCACAAATTAAACAAGATGCACACACATAATTAAGAATATTAAATCAAACATTAACttttatatattgaaaatagTAATTGTATCAGTGGCTACAATGTGTGTTATACACACAGAGAGAATCACAGTGGGAGAGAGTGAGCATTAGAATAGGCAAAACAGAATACGAAGACTACATTTTCCCTCCagattacaatatttttattccaCCCTTTCTTCATTTATGGAAGCATATCAACCGATAAATTAATGATTGATCATTCTTTGCACCAATAGATGGCTTGATTCACTGTAACACACTTTCATTGGACACTGCACCAAACTCCTAAGATCCTACAGTAAGTGGATGAGCCCATTCACAAATGGCGGGGGTGTTTCGGCTGAGAGCGAGTCACATCACCGCTGAAGTACAGCATATGCTGTTCCTGAGTAATGATGTTTGAGAGAAATGTGAAGTATATAGACATTTGGAAAAAACAACATTTCGTGTTATTAGTGCTGTACATCTCATTTTCATGAGCTTTCGTGTAATAGTATACACATTGCGTATGGGGAAACTTCATTACGCATCATGAATAGTGTATCCAAGTTTCTCTACTATTGTAAATAGTTGTGCGTTCTCCATTTCGAATACCCAGATCAGAGCGTATAATAAACATAAGCGATGTTGAGAATGAGTCCACGCTCCCTTTGTTATCATCATGTTTTATGTAATCGTTTATAAAGGCTACTATTGTATGCCTTGGCGTGCATTACGCACGCATTGCCATCCAAGGGTTACAACCAAAAGCACAATGTGGTCTCTGCGTGTTATTCTTCGGTTCGTGCTGAATCGTGGTAGTGGTCTGCGCTTTTCTGCGTCCCACACATTTCACCCCCCTGCTTTAGCAGGAACTTGATGTAGCCCATCGCATTGTGCAAGACGCGACCTGTTATGGCCACCACTACTTCCGGGTTTCAGCAGTCTGGTCCAGATTCAGCTGCTGAGCCGCGTTCAACACACACTCATTGTACACAAACGGGGAAAGGCAGCTCGCAGCATCGATCGTGGCTCCTTTAAGAAAAACTAAGCCAGAATTATCAGCCCACCTCCTCTTGATCTCATTTAGAAGCTATTGCATAAAAAATCAACTCAGGAGCCGAGAGTGATCAAAGAAACGAGAGAGAGCTTCATTTTTGTGCATTTGAGTAGTATTCTCGTTAGGGGTGCTAACCAGTGGAAGCGCGCGGAGGATCATCATTCATTCAGCACTTTGACAAGCTCGCGTTTGATTGATTGACAGCCGGAGTGGCAAAAAGCCATGAGATGCGTTAGTTTTGTTTGAGGGGCTAttttcatacaggtttggaaaagAAGATTTTGCCCGATCCTTGTCGCTCTCCAGGGGAAAGAAAGCGAAGGGGACCTATCGCTGAACGCGTCTGGCTGAACTTGTGGTGAAGGACTGGCTTCACATCGCTCGCTCGAAACAGGCATTTGGATTTTTTGGGCAAACCATCTCCCACGTTTGGAATTTGCGTGTTTATTTCCTATTCACCCTGGCCTCATAGGGGATATATTTTTGACTAAAGGAAGACGAGGGAGTGTGGAGGGCGATGGCGCAGAGGGTACGTATCCCGAAAAGTTTCTTCGACTCCGTATTGTTGAATGCAGTTGGAAATACTGAAACGTGGCCGATGACAGCCTCGCAGTCAAACTTTCTCTTCTTTTGACTGCCAGTTTTCACATTCAACTTTACATCGCTCACTTTCATGCACCCCTTTGTGTatagtgttttgtgtgtgtgtgtgtgtgtgtgtgtgtgtgtgtgtgtgtcaatttaGGGGAAAAATGATACTCTCTAATTAAGTTTGACAGGGAGCATTCCCAATTTTCTAAACTATTGCTACTTTTACAGTACGTGTTTATTTAATCTCTTCATAaagcataaaacattttaaactagcTGTTTGAATAGTTTAGCTctcatattaaaaattattataatgcttGTTATGATAACACACTGTAGGAATATTAATTAAACGCAAACTTCATTTAGCCGTATTATTTTTCAATTCCTTGTAATAACAGCACTTTCAAACAGCATTAGAGTAAAACTTTTGTGCGCTTCGACCTGTAAAGTTGACATTTACTAGTTGGCGGTGAGTTTGCATTTGTAATCAAAAGTAAACAATCACAAAGTAGATTTCATCGCAAACCTCCGACCTTTTGCTTTTGATGGTAAAACTATAACAGCACCCTGCTGTCTTGCTAACACCTCTGTAGATTTAGAAGGCAGATGTAATGTTTTCATCAGACTTTCTAAACAAtgttataaaacttaaaataacgaTCAAGATTAATTATCAGAGTGTCActgatatattattttaaagaaagtaatcAAATATTTTAGTTAAAAGCCACGGGTGAAcaatttaaatttgtgtttaattaaactaATTCTAAAAGTAGCCTGCTACTTGTGATTATATTCTAAAAAGTGTATAATGAGTATAGTTTGAAAACAATATAATCAACAATGAAATACACAGTTATTACATGATTACTACATTACCTACTTGAGTTTCAACTGTGGAAATAAAAAATGAGCATAATAACAGTGGACAAAACTATGTTGTGCTACTCGTGATGTTTTGTGATGATCACAGGAAAGCATTACTCCATATGCCCGACGCTGTTTTCTAAATCTCCCTGTTTCAgtctgctttaaaaaaataataatgataacacgATAGTTTGTTGCAATAAATAGCATGTTTGCACTTAGTGTTACAATCACAAAATGCCGTTTACATATTTAGTCGTTTACACCAAAAACAAAGTGTTTTCATTTCGCAAAAGTCAGTTTTCCCCCCTGAGAGCATCTAAAGTAGACCCAGTTTATATTATCTTTCAGTGTATATTTTATGCATTCTGTAAGTGAAAAAAGTGACAACATGGGAATATTGCCATTCGTGTGTGTGCAGTACGAAGATATACCCCACTATGGGATGGACGGAGTAGGAATCCCGAGCACGATGTACGGAGACCCGCACGCCGCCAGATCCATGCAGGCTGTTCACCTGAATCACGGGCCCCAGCTCCACTCCCACCAGTACCCGCACACAGCCCACACCAACGCCATGCCGCCCAGCATGGGCTCATCCGTCAATGACGCTCTAAAAAGAGATAAAGACTCCATTTACGGGTACGTGTAGATGGCCAAGACATATATTTCATCATGAAGTTTGCCAATAACACATTATTGGACTCGTAATAGTTTATAAAACTCGAGGCGCCATAAATGTTTAAtctgagttttgttttgtttttaacattttttgttcttcttgtttagattaattaatcatttaaaatgtctgttttgtcaatatatttatatatataggttAGGCctatatatattgttgttgttgcttttcaAAATTGAAACTATTAAGTACTTTActactttaatattttagttgataagtattgcatttttaaaaaacatcgtTTCGCATGAAACATCTATGTGTGTTAAATTTACAACTTTTTATTTGTTAACAACACTTAACACCTACTTATTTGACACATAAAAAAACTCGTTTAGACAGCTGAGTGATTCTTAAGAAAATTACAATAAACACTAGACCACAAAGACTATTTTACAAATGTTCGgattataaaatgtgtaaatatatctGGATGTGCGGTGTAACTCCAAATGCGCCTAACATACAAAAGCTGCTGCACACAGCGCTGTGTATAAACGCTGTTGCCGTTGAAAACAGCGATTATACGCAGTAACAAGCTACAGAACTTCCTCTCATTCATTATGGATTAGATGCGTCCCTTAACATTTACACGAGATCTAGGTCCACTATTTGAACCATGGTTAAATTGCATGCTTGGCCTAGACTCAACTTGAGCATTTTAGGTGCTCTGACCTTGTAGTCCGCAGTTTAAATTGACCGCTGTCTTTGATAATACGTTTAGGAATTCAAGTTGCATGTGATTTGATACAGTGTAACGCACAAGTGACAAGC is from Danio aesculapii chromosome 13, fDanAes4.1, whole genome shotgun sequence and encodes:
- the LOC130239331 gene encoding homeobox protein Meis1-like, giving the protein MAQRYEDIPHYGMDGVGIPSTMYGDPHAARSMQAVHLNHGPQLHSHQYPHTAHTNAMPPSMGSSVNDALKRDKDSIYGHPLFPLLALIFEKCELATCTPREPGVAGGDVCSSESFNEDIAVFANRCVKNYV